Proteins from a genomic interval of Actinoalloteichus hymeniacidonis:
- a CDS encoding DM13 domain-containing protein: protein MKQTGDKKMSLLRRPAVLVGAGVAMVALVLGLWAFQPWRLWTSNTIDEALPTIEPTSVSSFAESGPAAEPEAESDSDAASASETTEEPAPAPETPAEPIVLAGGEFVSQEHATSGTAEIIELADGSRIVRLTDLASSDGPDLRVAITDQEAGGDWFKYRDNRYHELGVLKGTHGNQNYEVPAELDLDGLSSVVIWCHRFSVAFGSAPVSL, encoded by the coding sequence ATGAAGCAAACTGGCGATAAGAAGATGAGTTTATTGCGTCGTCCGGCGGTGCTGGTCGGCGCCGGGGTCGCCATGGTGGCCCTGGTGCTCGGGCTGTGGGCATTCCAGCCGTGGCGGTTGTGGACCTCGAACACCATCGATGAGGCATTGCCGACGATCGAGCCCACCTCGGTGTCCTCGTTCGCGGAATCGGGCCCTGCGGCGGAACCCGAGGCAGAGTCGGACTCCGACGCAGCGTCGGCCTCGGAGACCACGGAAGAGCCAGCGCCCGCACCCGAGACGCCTGCCGAACCGATCGTGCTTGCAGGCGGTGAGTTCGTCTCGCAGGAGCACGCGACCAGCGGCACCGCCGAGATCATCGAGCTGGCCGATGGCTCCCGCATCGTGCGGCTCACCGATCTCGCCTCCAGTGACGGCCCCGATCTTCGGGTGGCGATCACCGATCAGGAGGCAGGCGGCGATTGGTTCAAGTATCGCGACAACCGGTACCACGAACTCGGCGTGCTCAAGGGCACCCACGGCAACCAGAACTACGAGGTACCCGCCGAGCTGGACCTCGACGGTCTGTCCAGCGTGGTGATCTGGTGCCATCGCTTCTCGGTTGCGTTCGGCTCCGCCCCCGTGAGCCTGTAG
- a CDS encoding IclR family transcriptional regulator, producing MVAPTARRHSDGPTTAVDGEEAPAGRERSLTLERGLALLQAVADAESDAPSISDLATAIGASRAAVYRMLGPLQARGLVRREGSKVRLGLGVLRLANRVLPQVRFAALPALRVLAEQVGATAHITVADGMDAQAVAVVEPSWTTFHVSYRVGTRHPVRFGAAGRAIDLAPDAGGWVVSNGELQAGAHGVAAPVIGVDGLRASVGVIALAPLDVPVVGPQVMRAACEIAAALG from the coding sequence ATGGTGGCACCGACCGCACGGCGGCATTCGGACGGGCCGACGACGGCGGTGGACGGCGAGGAGGCCCCGGCCGGTAGAGAGCGTTCGCTCACGCTGGAACGCGGGCTGGCTCTGCTGCAGGCGGTGGCCGACGCCGAGTCCGACGCCCCCAGCATCAGCGATCTGGCCACCGCCATCGGCGCCAGCCGGGCCGCGGTCTATCGGATGCTCGGACCGCTGCAGGCGCGCGGTCTGGTGCGAAGAGAAGGCTCCAAGGTGCGGTTGGGGCTCGGCGTGCTGCGCTTGGCGAATCGAGTGTTGCCACAGGTTCGCTTCGCTGCCCTGCCCGCCCTGCGGGTGCTGGCCGAACAGGTGGGGGCGACCGCGCACATCACGGTGGCCGACGGGATGGATGCCCAGGCGGTCGCCGTCGTAGAGCCGTCCTGGACGACCTTCCACGTCTCCTACCGGGTCGGCACCAGACATCCGGTCCGATTCGGGGCGGCGGGGCGCGCGATCGACCTCGCCCCGGACGCGGGCGGCTGGGTGGTGTCCAACGGTGAATTGCAGGCCGGGGCGCACGGGGTCGCCGCGCCGGTCATCGGGGTCGACGGGCTCCGGGCCAGCGTGGGCGTGATCGCCTTGGCGCCCCTGGACGTGCCGGTGGTCGGGCCGCAGGTGATGCGGGCCGCGTGCGAGATCGCGGCCGCCCTCGGCTGA
- a CDS encoding eCIS core domain-containing protein: protein MQRSTVPDVLGSTGRALDENVRLEMQNRLGADFADVRLHTGSAAQRSAAEIGARAYTSGNHVVIGAGGADKHTLAHELTHVIQQRSGPVAGADHGDGFSISDPDDRFERAAEANATRVMNRPVPNSTDATAAEQLQYSSASSVQRLPQPGDRITIQRASVAGVSNKQKDARAIGDDVHRLIQGEFREDFELRRRFSLDVEVPVGGGRADLVAFHDEREDGAASHGSHAGLTIFVGEIKSMSEQYYGNGGSDAQLDRYIEAFRAEYPGAKVQKLNFWYPESDGFEMRYDGYDCTVHVENAGEGIYRYSGRVKLESISAKSAALDDVDERPMPFV, encoded by the coding sequence GTGCAGCGCTCGACCGTGCCCGACGTACTGGGATCAACTGGCCGTGCCCTCGATGAGAACGTCCGACTGGAGATGCAGAACCGCCTTGGCGCCGACTTCGCCGACGTGCGGCTGCACACTGGCTCTGCTGCTCAGCGGTCCGCAGCAGAGATCGGCGCCCGGGCTTACACCTCCGGCAACCACGTAGTCATCGGTGCTGGGGGAGCAGACAAGCACACGCTTGCCCATGAGCTGACCCATGTGATCCAACAACGCTCCGGTCCGGTTGCCGGAGCAGACCATGGCGACGGGTTTTCGATCTCCGATCCGGATGACCGTTTCGAGCGGGCTGCCGAGGCCAACGCGACCCGGGTAATGAACCGTCCAGTGCCGAACAGCACAGACGCCACCGCCGCGGAACAGCTGCAGTACTCCTCCGCATCATCGGTGCAGCGGCTCCCGCAGCCTGGTGATCGCATTACCATCCAAAGGGCCAGTGTCGCAGGGGTGAGTAACAAGCAAAAAGATGCCAGGGCTATTGGCGATGATGTACACCGGCTCATTCAGGGGGAGTTCCGGGAAGATTTTGAACTGCGCAGGAGGTTCAGCTTAGATGTTGAAGTGCCGGTAGGTGGCGGGCGGGCGGACCTCGTAGCTTTTCATGACGAGCGGGAAGACGGTGCAGCCAGTCACGGAAGCCATGCCGGTTTAACTATTTTTGTGGGCGAGATTAAGTCTATGAGTGAACAATATTATGGAAACGGAGGATCGGATGCGCAGCTCGACCGCTATATCGAGGCGTTCAGGGCCGAGTATCCGGGAGCGAAAGTCCAGAAGTTGAATTTCTGGTACCCGGAAAGCGATGGCTTCGAAATGCGCTACGATGGTTACGACTGCACCGTCCATGTCGAAAATGCGGGCGAGGGTATATATCGCTATTCTGGGCGGGTCAAACTCGAAAGCATATCGGCTAAAAGCGCCGCTCTCGACGATGTGGATGAACGTCCGATGCCGTTTGTTTGA
- a CDS encoding ferritin, whose protein sequence is MAITAKKIQPKTSTFHELLQNQVRNEFTASQQYIAVAVWFDSRDLPQLAGHFYRQALEERNHAMMIVRYLMDNDVEVTIPGIEPVRNEFGEVTELIALALAQEKEVTEEIVALAKAARADDDYLGEQFMQWFLKEQVEEVSQMSTLLNVVERSNGNLFDVENFLAREVVGDAGADATAPPAAGGAV, encoded by the coding sequence ATGGCTATCACGGCGAAGAAAATTCAACCGAAGACGTCCACCTTCCACGAGCTGCTGCAGAACCAGGTGCGCAACGAGTTCACCGCCTCGCAGCAGTACATCGCGGTGGCGGTCTGGTTCGACAGCCGCGACCTGCCGCAGCTGGCCGGGCACTTCTACCGGCAGGCGTTGGAGGAGCGCAATCACGCCATGATGATCGTGCGCTACCTGATGGACAACGACGTCGAGGTGACCATCCCGGGCATCGAGCCGGTCCGCAACGAGTTCGGCGAGGTGACCGAGCTGATCGCGCTCGCGCTGGCCCAGGAGAAGGAGGTCACCGAGGAGATCGTGGCGCTGGCCAAGGCCGCCAGGGCCGATGACGACTACCTCGGCGAGCAGTTCATGCAGTGGTTCCTCAAGGAGCAGGTCGAAGAGGTCTCCCAGATGTCGACGCTGCTCAACGTCGTCGAGCGGTCCAACGGCAACCTGTTCGACGTGGAGAACTTCCTGGCCCGCGAGGTCGTCGGCGATGCAGGTGCGGACGCGACGGCGCCCCCGGCGGCAGGCGGCGCGGTCTGA
- a CDS encoding CPBP family intramembrane glutamic endopeptidase produces the protein MTSGSPRALSGWFRPKRPSEPALITDPGERRAIVIELVIVFTTTLGLSGLRSLLSLLDRLLRPEPLNEQSVAINVPQAALSLLDFARQLTSVLQLLAWGALGVYLLWRGGIALRRIGLDRLQPGRDFLQGLGLAALIGVPGLGFYLVTLAIGINLAVVPSTLDAEWWRSLVLVLSSIGNSWAEEVLVVAYVLTRLRQLGWSENAGLLFAAVLRGSYHLYQGFGGFLGNIVMGLIYGRYWQRTNRLWALIVGHAMIDIVAFVGYALLADSISWLP, from the coding sequence GTGACCTCCGGTTCGCCCCGCGCCCTGTCCGGCTGGTTCAGGCCGAAACGCCCCAGTGAGCCCGCGCTGATCACCGATCCCGGTGAGCGTCGCGCGATCGTCATCGAACTCGTCATCGTCTTCACGACGACCTTGGGCCTGTCCGGACTTCGCAGTCTGTTGTCGCTGCTGGATCGGTTGCTGCGGCCCGAACCGCTGAACGAGCAGTCGGTGGCGATCAACGTGCCGCAGGCCGCGTTGAGCCTGCTGGACTTCGCCCGCCAGCTCACCAGTGTATTGCAGCTGTTGGCCTGGGGAGCGCTGGGCGTCTATCTGTTGTGGCGCGGCGGGATCGCGCTGCGTCGCATCGGCCTGGACCGCCTGCAGCCGGGACGCGATTTCCTGCAGGGCCTCGGGCTCGCGGCGTTGATCGGCGTGCCGGGGTTGGGTTTCTACCTGGTCACCTTGGCGATCGGCATCAATCTCGCGGTGGTGCCCTCGACCTTGGATGCCGAGTGGTGGCGCAGCCTGGTGCTCGTACTGTCCTCGATCGGCAACTCCTGGGCCGAGGAGGTGCTCGTGGTCGCCTACGTCCTCACCCGGCTGCGGCAGCTCGGCTGGTCGGAGAACGCCGGACTGCTGTTCGCGGCGGTCCTGCGCGGCTCGTACCACCTGTATCAGGGTTTCGGCGGCTTCCTCGGCAACATCGTCATGGGCCTGATCTACGGCCGATACTGGCAGCGGACGAATCGGCTGTGGGCGCTGATCGTCGGGCACGCGATGATCGACATCGTCGCGTTCGTCGGCTATGCCCTGCTGGCAGACTCGATCTCGTGGTTGCCGTAG
- a CDS encoding type II toxin-antitoxin system VapB family antitoxin, which translates to MTDIDDVALAEARRRLGTSTADETVNAALRLVAGLPPDRGGTGEPGLHLVRLAEDILDQQADGIP; encoded by the coding sequence GTGACCGACATCGACGACGTGGCCTTGGCCGAGGCCCGCCGTCGACTGGGGACCAGCACCGCCGATGAGACGGTCAACGCCGCGCTCCGGCTGGTGGCGGGGCTGCCGCCCGATCGCGGCGGGACCGGCGAGCCTGGTCTGCATCTCGTTCGGCTTGCCGAGGACATCCTCGATCAGCAGGCCGACGGCATTCCGTGA
- a CDS encoding homogentisate 1,2-dioxygenase yields MPYYRAVGKIPSKRHTQFRRPDGGLYAEELMGVEGFSADSSLLYHRHLPTAIVDAQTVEQPRGDTTPNLPLKPRHFRTQALNWENVESTDAVAHRRQLFRNADVSICFVVANSTSPLYRNAIGDELLYIQSGSGTVETSYGALEIGEGDYVVLPTSCTYRVKPENELRILVLEASGHIGPPRRYLSTKGQFLEHSPYSERDLRAPTEPLLLDGQDVPVLVRHRAGLTRFTYAQHPFDVVGWDGCLYPWAFNIRDFEPITGRVHQPPPVHQTFEGPNFVVCSFCPRKVDYHPQAVPVPYNHANVDSDELMFYVGGDYEARKGSGIGLGSLSLHPAGCTHGPQPGAVEASLGAEYFDETAVMVDTFRPLELGEAALASEDPRYAWSWARRGPDWTD; encoded by the coding sequence ATGCCGTACTACCGCGCCGTGGGCAAGATCCCCTCGAAGCGACACACCCAATTCCGCAGGCCAGACGGCGGCCTGTACGCCGAAGAACTCATGGGAGTCGAAGGCTTCTCCGCAGATTCCTCGTTGCTGTATCACCGCCATCTTCCGACGGCCATCGTCGACGCGCAGACGGTCGAACAGCCCCGTGGTGACACCACGCCGAACCTGCCACTGAAGCCGCGCCACTTCCGAACTCAGGCGCTGAACTGGGAAAACGTCGAATCCACCGATGCCGTAGCGCATCGAAGACAACTTTTCCGTAACGCCGACGTCTCAATCTGTTTCGTGGTGGCGAACTCGACCAGTCCGCTGTATCGCAACGCCATCGGGGACGAACTGCTCTACATCCAGTCCGGCAGCGGAACCGTCGAGACCAGCTACGGCGCGCTGGAGATCGGCGAGGGCGACTACGTCGTCTTACCCACCTCTTGCACCTATCGGGTGAAACCCGAGAACGAGCTGCGAATCCTCGTGCTGGAGGCATCCGGCCACATCGGACCACCGCGTCGCTACCTCTCCACCAAGGGCCAGTTCCTGGAGCACTCGCCGTACTCCGAGCGTGATCTCCGTGCTCCCACCGAGCCCCTGCTCCTCGACGGACAGGACGTGCCGGTGCTGGTGCGCCACCGCGCGGGCCTCACTCGCTTCACCTATGCCCAGCACCCGTTCGACGTGGTCGGCTGGGATGGCTGTCTCTACCCGTGGGCGTTCAACATCCGGGATTTCGAGCCGATCACCGGCCGGGTGCATCAGCCGCCGCCGGTCCACCAGACCTTCGAGGGCCCGAACTTCGTGGTGTGCTCCTTCTGTCCCCGCAAGGTCGACTATCACCCGCAGGCCGTCCCGGTGCCCTACAACCACGCCAATGTGGACTCGGACGAGCTGATGTTCTACGTGGGCGGCGATTACGAGGCCCGGAAGGGTTCGGGAATCGGCCTCGGTTCGCTCTCCCTGCATCCGGCGGGCTGCACCCACGGCCCGCAGCCGGGAGCCGTCGAGGCGTCCCTCGGTGCCGAGTACTTCGACGAGACCGCGGTCATGGTGGACACCTTCCGACCCTTGGAACTCGGCGAAGCGGCGCTGGCCAGCGAGGATCCCCGCTACGCTTGGTCGTGGGCCCGCCGGGGACCGGACTGGACGGACTAG
- a CDS encoding fumarylacetoacetate hydrolase family protein, producing MSWIDVPGVTADAPFGPQTLPYGRILAEDGGTLAVRVGDHALPLRPLAAALGPRLGPLTETDTLDPLLASDAQHWSELRERLREITTATTAPPGARLVPLDGLRLGLPFTVADYVDFYSSRHHAENVGRILRPDSEPLLPNWTHLPVGYHGRAGTVVVSGTDVVRPHGQRRRTGTDTPAFGPTRRLDIEAEVGFVCGGPTEGRLSTERAEEHVFGVALVNDWSARDIQAWEYQPLGPFLGKSFATSISGWITPLQAFDHARVPTPAAPHPLADYLVETRPAGLELRLRVEWNGTVVSEPNFAVMSWSFCQQLAHLSVNGATVRPGDLIASGTVSGPARTERGSFLELSWGGREDIDLGPGVRRTFLEDGDSVVITATAPGPADSIIGLGEVAGTIRPAAPA from the coding sequence GTGAGCTGGATCGACGTACCCGGTGTCACCGCCGATGCGCCATTCGGGCCGCAAACCCTGCCATACGGCAGGATTCTGGCCGAGGATGGCGGAACACTCGCGGTGCGAGTCGGTGATCACGCACTGCCCTTGCGCCCGTTGGCTGCGGCCCTCGGGCCCCGACTAGGGCCGTTGACCGAGACCGACACCCTCGATCCGCTGCTCGCCTCGGATGCACAGCACTGGTCGGAGCTGCGGGAACGCCTACGGGAGATCACCACGGCGACCACCGCGCCCCCCGGCGCGCGCCTGGTTCCGCTCGACGGACTCCGGCTCGGCCTGCCCTTCACCGTCGCCGACTACGTCGACTTCTACTCGTCGCGGCACCACGCGGAGAATGTCGGACGCATCCTGCGGCCCGATTCCGAGCCGCTGTTGCCGAACTGGACGCACCTGCCGGTCGGATACCACGGGCGAGCCGGGACGGTGGTGGTCTCGGGAACCGATGTGGTTCGGCCCCACGGCCAACGTCGACGCACCGGAACGGACACGCCTGCCTTCGGACCGACCAGGAGACTCGATATCGAGGCCGAGGTCGGTTTCGTCTGCGGCGGGCCGACCGAGGGACGGCTGTCCACCGAACGGGCCGAGGAACACGTCTTCGGGGTGGCGCTGGTCAACGACTGGTCGGCGCGCGACATCCAGGCCTGGGAGTATCAGCCGCTCGGCCCGTTCCTCGGGAAGTCGTTCGCGACCTCGATATCCGGGTGGATCACGCCGTTGCAGGCCTTCGATCACGCGCGGGTGCCGACACCCGCCGCGCCGCATCCGCTGGCCGACTACCTCGTCGAGACCCGCCCCGCCGGTCTCGAGCTGCGGCTGCGGGTGGAGTGGAACGGGACGGTGGTCAGCGAACCGAATTTCGCCGTCATGTCCTGGTCCTTTTGCCAACAATTGGCCCACCTGTCGGTGAATGGTGCGACAGTGCGTCCCGGCGACCTGATCGCCTCGGGCACGGTGTCGGGTCCGGCGCGCACCGAACGGGGTTCGTTCCTGGAATTGAGTTGGGGCGGGCGCGAGGACATCGACCTCGGTCCGGGCGTGCGACGGACCTTCCTGGAAGACGGCGACTCGGTCGTCATCACCGCGACCGCACCGGGACCGGCCGACTCGATCATCGGGCTCGGTGAGGTGGCGGGCACCATTCGACCAGCGGCTCCGGCGTGA
- a CDS encoding cytochrome ubiquinol oxidase subunit I yields MEILDVARWQFGITTVYHFLMVPLTIGLALLVAIMQTIWHRTGDPKYLAMTKFWGKLMLINFAMGVVTGIVQEFQFGMNWSAYSRFVGDVFGAPLAMEGLVAFFVESTFLGLWIFGWDRVSKRVHLASIWAAALATVASAYFILAANSWMQHPVGVEIGPDGDPQLNSIWALLTNSTVLAAFPHTLAGSLAVAGTVLIGISAWHLARRHRHSPVDDPDRQVWHTSLRFGGWVGVAAFAAVAVSGDFQAKLMFDQQPMKMAAAEALCESEEPAGFSIFAIGDLSDPHCGNVSSVTVPALLSFLAEGDFESEVQGIEELVPAYQEKYGSHYPVDERLGELSGMPIDYVPSLPVTYWGFRLMIGFGVVAALGAAAGLWLTRGGRLPKGRWFAPVALASIATPFLANSFGWIFTEMGRQPFVVVPNPTGVDGVFMYTASAVSPGVSLGEALFSLVALTLVYAALAVVELFLLIKYARAGVEGVMRPPWQDPPADSDEGSTEPEKKDPDVLAFAY; encoded by the coding sequence GTGGAGATCCTCGATGTGGCGCGGTGGCAGTTCGGCATCACCACCGTCTACCACTTCCTGATGGTGCCGTTGACCATCGGACTGGCCTTACTCGTCGCGATCATGCAGACGATCTGGCACCGCACCGGGGATCCCAAATACCTGGCGATGACCAAGTTCTGGGGCAAGTTGATGCTCATCAACTTCGCGATGGGCGTGGTCACCGGAATCGTGCAGGAATTCCAGTTCGGGATGAACTGGAGCGCCTACTCCCGGTTCGTCGGTGATGTCTTCGGGGCACCGCTGGCGATGGAGGGCCTGGTGGCCTTCTTCGTCGAATCGACCTTCCTCGGCCTGTGGATATTCGGCTGGGATCGGGTGTCCAAGCGAGTGCACCTGGCCTCGATCTGGGCCGCCGCGCTCGCCACCGTGGCCTCGGCCTACTTCATCCTGGCGGCCAACTCGTGGATGCAGCACCCGGTCGGGGTGGAGATCGGCCCGGACGGCGACCCGCAGCTCAACTCGATCTGGGCACTGCTGACGAACTCGACGGTGCTGGCCGCGTTCCCCCACACCCTGGCGGGAAGTCTCGCGGTGGCGGGCACCGTGCTCATCGGCATCTCGGCGTGGCACCTGGCCCGCAGACATCGACACAGCCCGGTCGACGACCCGGACCGGCAGGTCTGGCACACCTCGCTGCGTTTCGGCGGCTGGGTCGGGGTGGCGGCGTTCGCCGCGGTGGCCGTGTCCGGCGATTTCCAGGCCAAGCTGATGTTCGATCAACAGCCGATGAAGATGGCCGCCGCCGAAGCGCTCTGCGAATCCGAGGAACCGGCGGGCTTCTCGATCTTCGCCATCGGCGATCTCTCCGATCCGCACTGCGGCAACGTCTCCAGCGTCACGGTGCCGGCGCTGCTGTCCTTCCTGGCCGAGGGCGACTTCGAGAGCGAGGTCCAGGGCATCGAGGAACTGGTGCCCGCCTACCAGGAGAAATACGGATCGCACTACCCGGTGGACGAACGCCTCGGCGAGCTCTCCGGCATGCCGATCGACTATGTGCCCTCGCTGCCGGTGACCTACTGGGGCTTCCGGTTGATGATCGGCTTCGGCGTCGTCGCCGCGCTGGGTGCCGCCGCCGGTCTCTGGTTGACCAGGGGCGGCCGGCTGCCGAAGGGCCGTTGGTTCGCCCCCGTCGCGCTCGCCTCGATCGCCACCCCGTTCCTGGCGAACTCCTTCGGCTGGATCTTCACCGAGATGGGCCGACAGCCGTTCGTCGTGGTCCCGAACCCGACCGGCGTGGACGGGGTGTTCATGTACACCGCGAGCGCCGTCTCACCGGGTGTGTCGCTCGGTGAAGCGCTGTTCTCGCTGGTCGCGCTGACCTTGGTGTACGCGGCACTCGCGGTCGTGGAGCTGTTCCTACTGATCAAGTACGCCAGGGCGGGAGTCGAGGGCGTGATGCGGCCGCCGTGGCAGGACCCGCCTGCGGACTCCGACGAGGGTTCCACCGAACCCGAGAAGAAGGACCCGGATGTACTCGCCTTCGCCTACTGA
- a CDS encoding TetR/AcrR family transcriptional regulator, whose amino-acid sequence MAVTRRAPIGRPRGFDADDALERALLVFWKQGYEGASLADLTTAMGITRTSMYAAFGNKEELFRKALERYTAGPAGYVTRVLDEPTASEVATGILHGAVRTATQPDRPTGCLGVQACLAAAPADQDIREALADWRNAASDRLRERFQRALDEGDLPPESDPEVLARFLSTMSNGIAVQAASGVSREELFRVADAALRSWPPI is encoded by the coding sequence ATGGCAGTCACGCGGAGGGCGCCGATAGGCAGGCCAAGGGGATTCGACGCAGACGATGCGCTCGAACGCGCGCTGCTGGTGTTCTGGAAGCAGGGTTACGAGGGCGCCAGCCTCGCCGACCTGACCACCGCCATGGGCATCACCCGCACGAGCATGTATGCGGCCTTCGGCAACAAAGAAGAGCTGTTTCGCAAGGCGCTGGAGCGCTATACCGCCGGTCCCGCCGGCTACGTGACACGGGTGCTCGACGAGCCGACCGCGAGTGAGGTCGCGACGGGAATCCTGCATGGCGCGGTGCGAACCGCCACCCAGCCCGACCGGCCGACCGGCTGCCTCGGCGTGCAAGCCTGTCTGGCTGCGGCGCCTGCGGACCAGGACATCCGTGAAGCCTTGGCCGATTGGCGCAATGCTGCGTCCGATCGCCTCCGCGAGAGGTTTCAGCGAGCCTTGGACGAGGGAGATCTTCCGCCAGAGTCGGACCCGGAGGTGCTCGCACGGTTCCTGTCGACGATGTCGAACGGAATCGCCGTGCAGGCGGCAAGCGGTGTCAGTCGCGAGGAACTCTTTCGCGTTGCCGACGCCGCCCTACGAAGTTGGCCGCCCATCTGA
- the arcA gene encoding arginine deiminase, which produces MSIQDSQPLSQQARVDSEVGPLRSVLLHRPGNELKRLTPRNNDQLLFDGIPWVDRAQAEHDAFANLLRSRDVEVLLLAELLTEALADNRARTAGIYAAVEEHRLGLELADVLRSHLSSLPPAALVDVLMSGMTFEELPASEGASLVRRMQHPHDFAVAPLPNLLFTRDSSVWVGERVAITSLTMPARKRETSITDLIYAYHPRFASAGRAYGAHSAPVEGGDVLLLSPGVLAIGVGERTTPAGAESFARSVFADGLAHTVLAVPIEQQRASMHLDTVCTMVDVDAVVMYPAIQDTLAAYPLRPTGAGGLLVGGPMPFLTAAAEAMGIERLRLIDTGLDPVTAEREQWDDGNNTLAVAPGVVVAYERNVETNERLEANGIEVLRISGSELGSGRGGPRCMSCPLDRDKIN; this is translated from the coding sequence GTGAGCATCCAGGACTCCCAGCCCCTGTCCCAGCAGGCCCGCGTCGACTCTGAGGTGGGCCCGCTCCGGTCGGTCCTGCTGCACCGGCCCGGCAATGAGTTGAAGCGCCTCACTCCGCGCAACAACGATCAGTTGTTGTTCGATGGAATCCCCTGGGTGGATCGAGCCCAGGCGGAACACGATGCATTCGCAAATCTGTTGCGCTCGCGGGATGTCGAGGTCCTACTGCTCGCCGAGCTGTTGACCGAGGCGCTGGCCGATAACCGTGCCCGCACCGCCGGGATCTACGCGGCGGTGGAGGAGCACCGGCTGGGGCTCGAACTGGCCGACGTCCTGCGCTCCCATCTGAGCTCGTTGCCGCCAGCGGCCCTGGTGGATGTGCTGATGAGCGGCATGACCTTCGAGGAACTGCCCGCTTCGGAGGGCGCCTCGCTGGTGCGCCGGATGCAGCATCCGCACGATTTCGCCGTCGCCCCGCTGCCCAACCTGCTGTTCACCCGCGATTCCTCGGTGTGGGTGGGCGAACGCGTCGCGATCACCTCGCTCACCATGCCCGCACGTAAGCGGGAGACCTCGATCACCGACCTGATCTACGCCTATCACCCGAGATTCGCCTCGGCGGGCCGCGCTTATGGAGCGCATTCGGCGCCGGTCGAGGGTGGCGATGTCCTGTTGCTCTCCCCCGGCGTGCTGGCCATCGGTGTCGGCGAACGCACCACTCCGGCTGGCGCGGAGTCCTTCGCGCGGTCGGTCTTCGCCGACGGCCTCGCGCACACCGTGCTGGCGGTGCCGATCGAGCAACAGCGGGCCTCGATGCACCTGGACACGGTATGCACGATGGTCGACGTCGACGCGGTGGTGATGTATCCGGCGATCCAGGACACGCTGGCGGCGTACCCGCTGCGCCCCACCGGTGCGGGCGGGTTGCTGGTCGGCGGCCCGATGCCCTTCCTCACGGCCGCCGCCGAGGCGATGGGGATCGAGCGGCTGCGACTGATCGACACCGGATTGGACCCGGTCACCGCCGAGCGCGAGCAGTGGGACGACGGGAACAACACCCTGGCCGTCGCGCCGGGGGTGGTCGTCGCCTATGAGCGCAATGTGGAGACCAACGAGCGACTCGAAGCGAATGGCATCGAGGTATTGCGCATTTCCGGTTCCGAATTGGGCAGCGGAAGAGGCGGCCCGAGGTGCATGTCCTGCCCATTGGATCGGGATAAAATCAATTAA
- a CDS encoding DUF2470 domain-containing protein has translation METNVNRRPPSPTAAERARSMAMRGRAVILPAIESAARVNPVLHHVHANGSISALLSGRHPLVALALHGTDEMAAMIEVSDTAPVPLREPVRGLLWISGLLSVLPEPAARAAALDIAESRPDPRLLDVGHDLVVLRLRAASLVLADAESSGPLDPAEFATATPDPFCRFEAAWLRHLEGAHRNVVDMLGRHLPEELRGGRIRPLGLDRLGLRLRVEDESGDHDVRLAFGKAVNSVGELSSELRKLVGCPFLARQS, from the coding sequence GTGGAAACCAACGTGAATCGCAGGCCCCCGTCGCCCACTGCGGCCGAGCGGGCGCGGTCGATGGCGATGCGTGGTCGTGCTGTCATCCTGCCCGCGATAGAGAGTGCCGCCCGGGTCAATCCGGTGCTGCATCACGTCCATGCCAACGGCTCGATCTCCGCGCTGCTCTCCGGGCGGCACCCGCTGGTCGCGTTGGCGCTGCACGGCACGGACGAGATGGCGGCGATGATCGAGGTGTCCGACACCGCGCCGGTTCCGCTGCGCGAACCGGTGCGCGGGCTGCTGTGGATCAGCGGGCTGTTGAGCGTGCTGCCCGAGCCCGCCGCTCGCGCCGCCGCGCTGGACATCGCCGAGTCCCGGCCGGACCCCAGGCTGCTGGACGTCGGCCACGACCTGGTCGTCCTACGGCTGCGGGCCGCCTCCCTGGTGCTAGCCGACGCGGAGAGCAGCGGGCCGCTGGATCCCGCCGAGTTCGCCACGGCGACGCCCGATCCCTTCTGCCGCTTCGAAGCCGCCTGGCTTCGCCATCTGGAGGGCGCGCACCGCAACGTCGTGGACATGCTCGGCCGCCATCTCCCGGAGGAACTCCGGGGCGGTCGCATCCGGCCGCTGGGTCTGGACCGGCTCGGACTGCGGCTGCGGGTCGAGGACGAGAGCGGCGACCACGACGTCCGGCTGGCCTTCGGCAAGGCGGTGAACAGCGTCGGCGAGCTGTCCTCGGAGCTGCGCAAGTTGGTCGGCTGCCCCTTCCTCGCTCGGCAGAGCTGA